Genomic window (Hydrogenimonas cancrithermarum):
ACCGCTACGGTGTCAACCGCATTATGGCGATCGCCTATACATGCGGCGCAGCGGCACAACTGTTGCTATGGGTTCAAACCCCTCTTTTGACCTGGGTCGCCTACGGCTTCCTGGGCCTCTTTACCGTCGCTTCGCTCAATGCCAACCGGGCACTCATCGCGAAAAAAGCCGACAATCGCGGCTCTGTCTACGGTATTTTCTACGCTTCCGTAGCACTCTTCGGGGCACTCGGCGCCTACATCTGCGGAATGATATGGGAACACTTCGGTATGGATACGGCACTGATCTATGCTATGAGCGGAACCGGGGTCATGACACTTCTTTTTTTGATGATAAAAGGGTGGCGGCATGCAGAGTGAGATCCATCGCAAAAAAGTATTGCTGTTTTTGAATCTTACCGGTCTGGCGCTTTTCCTCTCCATGGCTTCCACTGCACTGCAGGGAAAAGTTCCCTCTTTCGACAAGGTGGCCGCTGCATCTTTCGCATCTTTACATACCCCTTTTCTGGATAGATTTTTCGTCGTGACAACACATCTCAACGGTATGCTCGCCGTTTTACTCGTTTCGATTGCCGTTTCCATGCTGTTGATCGGAAAGAGACGATGGAAAGCACTGAAGCTCTATCTCTTTACCATCATAACGGCAGCGATGGTTGCATCGCTGTTGAAGCTCTTCATCTGCAGAGAGCGTCCGAAAGAGGGTTTGCTGGATCTTTCGAGCTACGCATTTCCGTCATGGCACGCTACACTCTCCGCAACACTTGCATTGATCGTATACACCCTTTTCGTGTCGAAAATCAGAAATGGTGCAGCAAGGATCTTCTTTGGTCTATTTCTTCTTTTTTGGCCCATGCTCATAGGATTCTCGAGGATCTATCTGAATCTTCATTGGAGTTCCGACGTTCTTGGCGGATGGGGATTGGGGCTTTTCATCGCTACGGGCTCGGTACTTCTTTTCGACATCTCCGGAGACAATGGCGATGGCTGACCTGGATGTCAGGAACGTTACGGTCCGGCACAAAAAGGTCACGGCAATCGAGAATGCCTCCCTTTCGGCAGATCGGGGCGAAATTCTTGGATTCATCGGAGCTGACGGGGCGGGTAAGAGTTCCTTGATGCACGCCATCGCCGGTGTAGGACGGTTCGAAGGTGAGATCACATTCGAAGGGACCGTCTACCATACACCCGATGAAGCGGAACCCCTGAAGTCCATGATCGGACTGATGCCGCAGGGAATCGGCCTGGTTCTTTACAAAAACCTGACTGTCGCCGAACACCTCGAATTTTTTGCAAGAATCAGGAATATCAGAGAGGATGAGGCGCATACAAGATACAGACGGAAGCTTTTGGAAATGGCAGGCCTCGAACCGTTCAGCGAGCGGCAGGCAGGCAATCTCAGCGGCGGAATGATGCAGAAGCTTTCGCTTATATGTACGCTTCTGCACCGTCCGAAACTGCTGATTCTCGATGAACCGACTACGGGTGTCGATCCGCTCAGCCGGCTCGAGTTGTGGGAGATTCTGGAGGAGATACGTCACACGGAAGGAACCATCGCACTCGTCAGTACGGCCTATATGCAAGAAGCTGCGAAAATGGACAGGGTCTACCTTTTCGACGAGGGAAGAATCATTGCGTCCGGAACGGGTGATGCACTTATCGATACCGTACGCGACTATACCTACGAACCGGCCGCCTGCCACAATGAACGATGTATCGGAACAGGCCACTACACCTATTCTCTCGATCCCCTCGATGTTCCGAAAAAGAGACCGAATCTCGAAGCGCTCTTCTTCGTCAACGCCTTGAAGCAGGGCAGAACACTTCCGCCGATCGTAGTGAGCGAACGTGAGAGTGAAGAGCCGATTCCTCCGGTCGTGATGGAAGCGAAAGGACTCACCAAGCGGTTCGGCAGTTTCATCGCGAACGACCATATCGACATGGAGCTTCGAAGCGGAGAGATCCTGGGTCTTTTGGGCGCCAACGGTGCGGGAAAGACCACCTTTATCAAGATGCTTCTCGGCCTCTATCCGATCGATGAGGGGGAGTTGACACTTCTGGGCCGGCCGATACGCAGCGCGAAAGACCGCCGTGACCTCAAAGCGAAAATCGGGTATGTCAGCCAGCACTTTGCACTCTACAAAGATATGACGGTAAGAGAGAATCTTCTCTATTTTGCGAGTATGCACCAGATTCCGGCCGACAAGGCGATTCGCCGAATCGAACGCTATGCCGAAGAACTCGGTTTCAAATCTTTTATGGATATGCTTCCGACGGAGCTTCCACTTGGGATCAACCAGCGCTTTTCGGTGGCGGCGGCATTGCTGCACGAACCGGTCGTTCTCTTTCTGGACGAACCCACCTCGGGGGTCGACACGATCGCAAGAAGCCAATTCTGGCAGATGCTGAGGCTTCTGAAAGAGCGGTGGGGCATTGCGATCCTCATTACAACCCACTATATGAGCGAAGCGGAGTTCTGTGACCGTGTGGTACTGCTGAAACAGGGCAGGAAAGTGGCCGACGACACTGTCGAAAACCTCTACAAAACCCATCCGGAAGCGAAGAGTTTCGAAGAGATTTTCCTCCACTATTACAAGGAGAGGGAATGAACATCGGTGTCGTTAAAGCCTATATGCTCAAAGAGTTCAAAGAGCTGATCCGATCGAAAATGATCATGATGGTGTATGTCATGCCGACGATGATCATCATTCTTTTCGGATATGGCATCAGAATGGAGGTGACACATGCGAGGACGCTCATTATCGACAACGACCGGAGCAAAATATCGCACGACCTGACGGCCCGTTTCGAGCACTCCAAATATTTCGATACGACCGTTGGGTGGATGAACGAGGATGCGGCGATGAACCGCATCAAAGCGGCGAAAACGGATATCGTGATCATCATTCCCGAAAGTTTCGAAAAGCGCCTTCTCCACCGTCAGCCGACGGAGATCGCCGTCTTTATCGACGGCGCTTTTCCTGTGCGTGCGGCAACGATGGAGAACTACGTCAAAGGGGTTGTATTCAATGCCGCCACACAACTGGTACCGCAGATCCCCCGAAAGCTCATCACCATAGAGAACCGTAACCTTTTCAACCAGGCGATGCGGGACGAAAATGCAATCGTACCGGGATTGATCGGGCTCATTCTCCTCGTCGCGCCTGCCATACTTTCGGCACTGCTCATCGTCAAAGAGAAGGAGGAGGGGACCATCTTCAGCTTTTTCTCCTCACCCGTCAAAAAGAGCGAATTCATCATCGCCAAACTGGTGCCTGCACTTCTTCTTCATTCGGTTAACATCTTCATCCTGTTTCTGTGGGCGACCTGGCTTTTCGAGGTCCCGTTTCGCGGCAGTTTCACCCTCTACTGGTTCGCGAGCGAACTCTATGTGCTCATCAGCCTGGGGGTAGGTATGATGGTCTCCATCATCACCCGGACGCAGATCGTCGCAATCGTGCTGACGATCATCATTACGATCATTCCGGGGTTTCTCTACTCGGGAATGCTGATGCCGATCTCTTCGATGAGCGGTGAATCGAAGATCGAGGCACATATCTACCCTGTGATGTATTACAACCACCTCGTCTACGACACCTTTTTGATCGGGCAGGGGCTCGATTCGCCCAAAAACCAGCTTTATCTTGCAATATTGGTAGGGTATGCCCTTTTTATCACGCTTCTTGGGTCCTGGCTCATGAAAAAGGAGATACGATGATCCGTACCTTTTCGGCACTCGTAGCCAAGGAACTCATCGGTTTTTTCCGTTCCTGGGGCCTCGTGGCCGTCGTGCTCTACAGTTTCACACTCGATATCTATATCGCGGGGAAGGGGATCGAGATGCAGGCGAAAAATATCGCTGTCGGATATGTCGACCGAAGTGGCGGCGGGATGAGTCGGAAAATTCTGAGCCGTCTGCATATGCCCGAATTCCAAAAACCGATCCCTTTCCCTTCACAGGAGGCGCTGAGCCGTGCCATCTTCAATCGTGAAATCATGGTAGGGCTCATTTTCGGATCCGATTTTGAAAAAGATCTTAAAAAAAGAGGGCACGCAAAGCTCGATCTTCTTCTCGACTCGGTGGCGGCGACACAGAGTTTTCAAGCCCTTCAGTATCTACAAAACATTGTACTCGAATATGCGGACCTGCAGATGCCTGTGGTACTGAAAATTCATAAACTCTTCAATCAAAACGCGGAGACGGCATGGTTTATGGCGCTAGCCGAGATGCTTTCGGTCATCACGCTTCTGGGGGTTATCCTCACCGCAGCCGTGTTCGTGCGCGAAAAGGAGAACGGAACATGGGATATCATGCTGTTGACACCGATCGACCCGAAACTGATCATACTGGCAAAAAGTTTTTCACAAGTGCTCATCATCGTGGCAGGTGTCGTCATCGCGACAGGTATCGTTCTGTTCGGGTCATTCGACATCCCAATCAATGGCTCGATATGGTCTTTTTTCCTTCTTTCGTTTTTCTATGCTTTTACGAGTGCGGGTATCGGCCTTTTCGTGGCTGCAATTTCGAAAAACATGCTTCAGGTCGCCCAATTCTCCATTCTTATCATGATGCCGCTTATCTTTCTCAGTGGAGCATGGACACCTATTCATGCAATGGATCCCGTTTTGCAGAATCTTTCGCTCATCTCGCCCTTACGCTACTATATCGAGGGGAGTGAAAGCATTTTTTTCCGGGGTACGCCGTTTGACGGGCTCGGTAGCTATTTCGCCGGTGTCATTGGGCTTGGAAGT
Coding sequences:
- a CDS encoding phosphatase PAP2 family protein, encoding MQSEIHRKKVLLFLNLTGLALFLSMASTALQGKVPSFDKVAAASFASLHTPFLDRFFVVTTHLNGMLAVLLVSIAVSMLLIGKRRWKALKLYLFTIITAAMVASLLKLFICRERPKEGLLDLSSYAFPSWHATLSATLALIVYTLFVSKIRNGAARIFFGLFLLFWPMLIGFSRIYLNLHWSSDVLGGWGLGLFIATGSVLLFDISGDNGDG
- a CDS encoding ATP-binding cassette domain-containing protein; amino-acid sequence: MADLDVRNVTVRHKKVTAIENASLSADRGEILGFIGADGAGKSSLMHAIAGVGRFEGEITFEGTVYHTPDEAEPLKSMIGLMPQGIGLVLYKNLTVAEHLEFFARIRNIREDEAHTRYRRKLLEMAGLEPFSERQAGNLSGGMMQKLSLICTLLHRPKLLILDEPTTGVDPLSRLELWEILEEIRHTEGTIALVSTAYMQEAAKMDRVYLFDEGRIIASGTGDALIDTVRDYTYEPAACHNERCIGTGHYTYSLDPLDVPKKRPNLEALFFVNALKQGRTLPPIVVSERESEEPIPPVVMEAKGLTKRFGSFIANDHIDMELRSGEILGLLGANGAGKTTFIKMLLGLYPIDEGELTLLGRPIRSAKDRRDLKAKIGYVSQHFALYKDMTVRENLLYFASMHQIPADKAIRRIERYAEELGFKSFMDMLPTELPLGINQRFSVAAALLHEPVVLFLDEPTSGVDTIARSQFWQMLRLLKERWGIAILITTHYMSEAEFCDRVVLLKQGRKVADDTVENLYKTHPEAKSFEEIFLHYYKERE
- a CDS encoding ABC transporter permease, whose translation is MNIGVVKAYMLKEFKELIRSKMIMMVYVMPTMIIILFGYGIRMEVTHARTLIIDNDRSKISHDLTARFEHSKYFDTTVGWMNEDAAMNRIKAAKTDIVIIIPESFEKRLLHRQPTEIAVFIDGAFPVRAATMENYVKGVVFNAATQLVPQIPRKLITIENRNLFNQAMRDENAIVPGLIGLILLVAPAILSALLIVKEKEEGTIFSFFSSPVKKSEFIIAKLVPALLLHSVNIFILFLWATWLFEVPFRGSFTLYWFASELYVLISLGVGMMVSIITRTQIVAIVLTIIITIIPGFLYSGMLMPISSMSGESKIEAHIYPVMYYNHLVYDTFLIGQGLDSPKNQLYLAILVGYALFITLLGSWLMKKEIR
- a CDS encoding ABC transporter permease — protein: MIRTFSALVAKELIGFFRSWGLVAVVLYSFTLDIYIAGKGIEMQAKNIAVGYVDRSGGGMSRKILSRLHMPEFQKPIPFPSQEALSRAIFNREIMVGLIFGSDFEKDLKKRGHAKLDLLLDSVAATQSFQALQYLQNIVLEYADLQMPVVLKIHKLFNQNAETAWFMALAEMLSVITLLGVILTAAVFVREKENGTWDIMLLTPIDPKLIILAKSFSQVLIIVAGVVIATGIVLFGSFDIPINGSIWSFFLLSFFYAFTSAGIGLFVAAISKNMLQVAQFSILIMMPLIFLSGAWTPIHAMDPVLQNLSLISPLRYYIEGSESIFFRGTPFDGLGSYFAGVIGLGSVLYFYGFQKIGKVF